The following proteins are co-located in the Maridesulfovibrio bastinii DSM 16055 genome:
- a CDS encoding ABC transporter ATP-binding protein produces MADFFIENVVKKYDGTTALDSVSLNIKDGELVAVLGASGCGKTTLLRILAGFEEIDSGLVKSGGKVFSSDTVHVSPEKRNIGVVFQSYALWPHMSVAENVGYPLKIKGIKGEELAQAVEDALSSTGLYGMGNRNPAELSGGQRQRVALARCLVMAPDVVLLDEPLANLDVHLRESMLVEFKAFQEKTKATMLFVTHDQSEAMAIADRIAVMDKGRIIQFSTPQELYDCPATPEVARFIGKGCVVPVNVDTVKNGQCGISLDGCSFTVRHCDDVVAGKGYCALKSEWICAGEEGISCTVVRSIYTGGQTCLEVRLDCMGGEQDCLRVSMPGFKKVVPGENVSITIHDGWIFNN; encoded by the coding sequence ATGGCTGATTTTTTTATTGAAAATGTAGTTAAGAAATATGATGGGACAACAGCCCTTGACTCAGTGTCGCTTAATATAAAGGACGGGGAACTTGTAGCTGTTCTTGGAGCTTCCGGCTGCGGAAAAACCACTCTGCTGAGAATTCTTGCCGGCTTTGAGGAAATCGATTCCGGTCTGGTCAAGTCAGGCGGAAAAGTTTTTTCGTCCGATACTGTCCATGTAAGTCCTGAAAAACGTAACATCGGTGTGGTCTTTCAGTCTTATGCCTTATGGCCGCACATGAGTGTCGCCGAGAATGTCGGCTATCCTCTTAAGATAAAAGGGATAAAGGGAGAGGAGCTTGCGCAGGCTGTTGAGGATGCCCTCTCCAGCACCGGACTTTATGGTATGGGTAACCGTAATCCGGCTGAATTGTCAGGAGGGCAGCGGCAGCGTGTCGCGCTGGCCAGATGTCTTGTTATGGCTCCTGATGTTGTGCTCCTTGATGAACCGCTGGCAAATCTTGATGTGCATTTAAGAGAATCCATGCTGGTTGAGTTTAAAGCTTTTCAGGAGAAGACCAAAGCTACAATGCTTTTTGTGACCCATGACCAGTCCGAAGCTATGGCTATTGCCGATAGGATTGCAGTGATGGACAAGGGCCGTATTATTCAGTTTTCAACCCCTCAGGAGCTTTATGACTGTCCTGCCACTCCCGAAGTTGCCAGATTTATAGGTAAAGGGTGTGTGGTCCCTGTGAATGTGGATACCGTAAAGAATGGTCAATGCGGCATTTCACTTGATGGCTGTTCGTTCACGGTCAGACATTGTGATGATGTTGTTGCCGGTAAAGGGTATTGTGCTTTAAAAAGTGAATGGATCTGTGCCGGGGAGGAAGGAATTTCCTGCACGGTTGTGCGCAGTATCTATACAGGAGGGCAGACCTGTCTGGAAGTTCGCCTTGACTGCATGGGTGGAGAGCAGGATTGTCTGCGGGTTTCCATGCCGGGGTTTAAAAAAGTTGTTCCAGGCGAGAATGTAAGCATAACCATTCATGATGGTTGGATTTTTAATAACTGA
- a CDS encoding ABC transporter substrate-binding protein: MRKIFSFIVLVLLAVSSAAYADNKIVVYTSQLEQDAHQTVEAFKKANPGIEVEWTRSGTTSLMNKLRAEFAAGNPRPDVILIADMVTMESLKKQGRLLPYKEAPVKGYDENLYDKDGCYFSTKVISTGIVYNNKAPFVPESIKDLERPEAKNLVIMPSPLYSGAAAIHMHTLVQNPDLGWDVYKKLASNGAVTSKGNGGSYKAVASGEKLYGFVIDYLPIRNMAKGAPVNFIIPKEGASAVTEPVAILSTSKNPEGAKKFVDFMLSEQGQNLASSQGFMPAMNGISAPAGFPDKIKLMPLDTSEALRKDRKYKREFSEIFGG, translated from the coding sequence ATGCGTAAAATATTTTCTTTTATAGTTTTGGTGCTGCTCGCAGTAAGTTCTGCGGCCTATGCTGACAATAAAATTGTAGTCTACACCTCCCAGCTGGAGCAGGATGCCCATCAGACGGTGGAAGCATTTAAAAAAGCCAATCCGGGGATAGAGGTTGAATGGACACGGTCAGGAACAACTTCGCTTATGAATAAGCTCCGTGCGGAGTTTGCTGCCGGTAATCCAAGACCTGATGTCATCCTAATCGCGGATATGGTTACCATGGAAAGCCTTAAAAAGCAGGGAAGACTGCTTCCTTATAAAGAGGCTCCGGTTAAAGGTTATGATGAAAATCTTTATGACAAGGACGGCTGTTACTTCAGCACCAAAGTTATCAGCACCGGCATTGTCTATAACAATAAAGCGCCTTTCGTTCCTGAATCAATAAAAGATCTGGAGCGTCCTGAAGCAAAAAATCTGGTTATAATGCCCAGTCCATTGTATTCCGGTGCGGCTGCAATCCACATGCATACTCTTGTACAGAATCCTGATTTAGGCTGGGATGTCTATAAAAAGCTGGCTTCAAATGGAGCTGTTACCAGCAAAGGTAATGGTGGTTCATATAAAGCTGTGGCAAGCGGTGAAAAGCTTTATGGCTTTGTTATCGATTATCTGCCGATTCGTAATATGGCAAAAGGAGCACCGGTTAATTTTATAATCCCTAAAGAGGGAGCCAGTGCCGTCACTGAGCCTGTAGCCATTTTATCAACTTCAAAAAATCCAGAGGGAGCTAAAAAGTTTGTTGATTTCATGCTCTCTGAGCAGGGTCAGAATCTTGCTTCTTCTCAAGGATTCATGCCGGCAATGAACGGAATTTCAGCCCCTGCTGGTTTCCCCGATAAAATTAAGCTTATGCCTCTTGATACCTCTGAGGCGCTGCGTAAGGATAGAAAATATAAAAGAGAATTTTCTGAAATATTCGGTGGTTAA
- a CDS encoding HD domain-containing phosphohydrolase has translation MQADELKILVIDDEDFVRDTIKDYLMDSGFEVCSAGDGEEGLKVFNEEEPDAVLVDLNMPRMDGFAFLEQLKKIDEDVPVIVVSGAGLIQDAIKAVRFGAWDFVTKPILDMNILEHALNRAFERAGLIRENKLYREHLESEVQRRTEDLRQEVRVRREAQEALLGLQKEVIDTQKEIILTLGEVVETRSNETANHVRRVAEFSRILASKLGMNDEDVNLIRMASPMHDVGKIGIPDTILNKPGRLTVDEFEIIKRHTVLGYEILKHSSRPIMKAAAIVAHEHHERWDGKGYPRGLAGEDIHIFGRILCITDVFDALGSDRVYKKAWSLDKILELFNAERGKQFDPDIADVFLKNLDDFLAVKEAYPDGEIATIPLQGEIKLS, from the coding sequence GTGCAGGCAGACGAATTAAAAATACTAGTTATTGATGACGAAGATTTTGTTCGTGACACTATAAAAGATTACCTCATGGACTCCGGTTTTGAAGTCTGTTCTGCCGGAGACGGCGAGGAAGGACTTAAAGTCTTTAATGAAGAAGAACCGGATGCCGTGCTGGTCGATCTAAACATGCCGCGCATGGATGGTTTTGCTTTTCTTGAGCAGCTTAAAAAAATTGATGAAGATGTTCCCGTAATAGTTGTTTCCGGTGCCGGACTCATTCAGGATGCTATCAAAGCGGTCAGATTCGGTGCCTGGGATTTTGTCACCAAGCCTATTCTGGATATGAATATATTGGAGCACGCTTTGAACAGAGCTTTCGAGCGTGCCGGTCTTATCCGTGAAAATAAACTGTATCGTGAGCATCTTGAGTCCGAAGTTCAACGCCGCACTGAAGACCTGCGTCAGGAGGTCAGGGTTCGCCGTGAGGCTCAGGAAGCACTGCTTGGATTGCAGAAAGAGGTTATTGATACCCAGAAGGAAATAATTCTGACCCTCGGCGAGGTTGTCGAAACCCGCTCGAATGAGACCGCCAACCATGTTCGCAGGGTTGCCGAGTTTTCACGGATTCTGGCTTCAAAGCTGGGTATGAATGATGAAGATGTGAATCTTATCAGAATGGCTTCACCCATGCATGATGTCGGTAAGATCGGTATCCCGGATACCATACTGAATAAGCCCGGAAGACTGACTGTTGATGAATTTGAAATAATAAAGCGGCATACCGTGCTTGGATATGAAATTCTCAAACATTCAAGCAGGCCCATAATGAAGGCTGCTGCCATTGTTGCCCACGAACACCATGAAAGGTGGGATGGGAAGGGATATCCACGGGGACTTGCCGGAGAGGATATTCATATTTTCGGCAGGATATTATGTATTACCGATGTGTTTGACGCCCTTGGAAGTGACAGGGTTTATAAAAAAGCATGGTCTCTTGATAAAATTCTTGAACTTTTCAATGCTGAAAGGGGCAAACAGTTCGACCCTGATATTGCAGATGTTTTTTTGAAGAATCTGGACGATTTTCTCGCGGTTAAAGAAGCTTATCCTGATGGCGAGATTGCAACAATCCCTTTGCAGGGAGAGATTAAGTTATCCTGA
- a CDS encoding ABC transporter permease, producing MLRNKISRVGVLPARGNGAGLFLPLFIAVCFLALMPTARLLLESVIPDGHFTFGILQDVLNDSSTWKALGHTVFVGCCATVLATILGSSMGLLVGLTDIRFRKALTFCFMMPMMIPPQITALSWIQLFGPASVLLNTLGIAPAPGTPHPMYSPAGIILLLGIQQAPLIFLSLKAGLSAMPREMVEAARVSGAGNSRVLRDIVVPLMTPSLTAGMALAFVSCIGNFGIPAMLGIPARYTVLTTLIYQRLADFGPEVISEAASLSVLISLLAVFGIMLQTYMLKRKDYRLVGTPSEILKYRLGGYRLPAEICSWIVIVLVLVIPLCALFFSSLIPTFGVPLNAKTLTFSNYITVLFKHDATVRAFINSFSLAGGAALILCAVAVPLGYFLVWQKNSLLRFLSPLIELPYALPGVVLAIGCILLFLKPVFGVSIYGTIWIILMAYLARFLTMGMRPVVGGFSQTDRVLEEAARMCGAGFMRRMRDIVVPLILPAAATGGLFIFLAAFNELTVSVLLWSSGSETLGVVIFNLDDSGNSVLASSVSILVIVAILILMVILSMLGKKAPKGSIPWQC from the coding sequence ATGCTGAGGAATAAAATTTCCCGGGTTGGTGTTCTGCCTGCCCGGGGTAACGGGGCCGGACTTTTCCTGCCCCTCTTTATTGCAGTATGCTTTCTGGCTCTGATGCCAACAGCACGACTGCTGCTTGAAAGTGTAATCCCTGACGGCCATTTCACATTTGGTATACTTCAGGATGTTCTCAATGATTCAAGCACATGGAAAGCTCTGGGGCATACTGTTTTTGTAGGTTGCTGTGCAACAGTGCTGGCAACCATCCTCGGTTCCTCCATGGGGCTTCTGGTCGGTCTTACTGACATCCGGTTCAGAAAAGCTCTGACTTTCTGTTTCATGATGCCGATGATGATTCCGCCACAGATAACAGCTCTTTCGTGGATTCAGCTGTTCGGTCCGGCAAGTGTCCTGCTTAATACACTTGGTATCGCTCCGGCTCCGGGAACGCCCCATCCCATGTATTCCCCTGCCGGAATTATACTGCTTCTGGGAATTCAGCAGGCTCCGTTGATTTTTTTATCACTCAAAGCCGGATTATCAGCCATGCCCCGCGAAATGGTCGAGGCTGCCAGAGTCAGTGGTGCAGGAAATTCAAGAGTTCTGCGCGATATTGTTGTTCCTTTGATGACTCCCTCACTTACGGCAGGTATGGCTCTGGCCTTTGTTTCCTGTATCGGTAATTTCGGTATACCAGCCATGCTTGGCATTCCGGCAAGGTATACCGTGCTGACCACTCTTATTTATCAGCGTCTGGCTGACTTCGGCCCGGAAGTTATTTCCGAAGCCGCTTCATTGTCTGTTCTGATCAGCCTGCTTGCAGTGTTTGGTATTATGCTCCAGACCTATATGCTCAAGAGAAAGGATTACAGACTTGTCGGAACTCCTTCGGAAATTCTCAAATACAGACTGGGAGGATACCGGCTGCCTGCTGAAATCTGTAGCTGGATAGTCATCGTACTGGTACTGGTAATCCCGCTCTGTGCTCTTTTCTTCTCCTCGCTCATCCCCACATTCGGGGTTCCGCTTAATGCGAAAACATTGACTTTTTCAAATTATATAACTGTGCTTTTCAAACATGATGCGACAGTAAGAGCTTTTATCAACAGTTTTTCCCTTGCTGGAGGAGCGGCCCTGATCCTTTGTGCCGTTGCTGTTCCCCTCGGATATTTCCTTGTCTGGCAGAAAAACTCTCTGCTTAGATTTTTGAGTCCTTTGATAGAACTTCCTTACGCTTTACCGGGAGTAGTGCTGGCCATAGGGTGCATTCTGCTTTTTCTTAAGCCGGTATTCGGCGTCAGTATCTATGGCACGATATGGATTATCTTAATGGCCTACCTTGCACGGTTCCTAACCATGGGAATGCGACCTGTGGTAGGTGGCTTTTCACAAACGGACAGAGTCCTTGAAGAGGCCGCCAGAATGTGCGGGGCAGGTTTTATGCGCAGAATGCGCGATATTGTCGTGCCGCTCATTCTTCCGGCTGCGGCAACCGGTGGCCTGTTTATTTTTCTGGCTGCTTTTAATGAGCTTACGGTTTCAGTTCTTTTATGGTCTTCAGGATCAGAGACTCTCGGGGTTGTCATTTTTAATCTGGATGACAGTGGTAATTCCGTTCTTGCGTCTTCTGTTTCCATTCTGGTTATAGTGGCTATCCTTATCCTGATGGTCATTCTTTCCATGCTTGGTAAAAAAGCTCCCAAGGGATCAATCCCCTGGCAGTGTTAG
- a CDS encoding peptidylprolyl isomerase has product MSNPQVLMETAEGEILIELYEDKAPKTVENFLRYVDEKFYEGTIFHRVINNFMIQGGGFDFSMQQKETHDPIENEANNGLKNELGTLAMARTMDPHSATAQFFINVKDNSFLNHTAKSMDGWGYCVFGKVVDGMDVVEKIKKVRTGSYGPMDDVPKEPISIISVARFDD; this is encoded by the coding sequence ATGTCTAACCCCCAGGTTCTTATGGAAACCGCCGAAGGCGAAATCCTTATTGAGCTTTACGAAGATAAGGCTCCTAAAACAGTTGAAAATTTTTTGCGTTATGTTGATGAAAAATTTTATGAAGGCACCATTTTTCATAGAGTTATCAATAACTTTATGATTCAGGGCGGCGGCTTTGATTTTTCCATGCAGCAGAAAGAAACCCATGATCCAATTGAAAACGAAGCTAACAACGGCCTGAAAAATGAGCTTGGCACTCTCGCCATGGCCCGCACTATGGACCCTCATTCCGCAACAGCCCAGTTTTTTATCAATGTTAAGGATAACTCTTTCCTGAACCACACTGCCAAAAGCATGGATGGCTGGGGATACTGCGTTTTTGGAAAAGTTGTAGACGGAATGGATGTTGTAGAAAAAATTAAAAAAGTCCGCACCGGAAGTTATGGTCCTATGGACGATGTTCCAAAGGAACCTATCAGCATAATTTCAGTTGCCCGTTTTGATGACTAA